The Saccharopolyspora gloriosae genome window below encodes:
- the hemQ gene encoding hydrogen peroxide-dependent heme synthase, translating into MARVNYSELNETIRYTMWSVFQVEPGALPEDREKAAQATQEYLDGLAESGVEVRGVYDLSGMRSDADFMIWWHAEKIEALQEAYAGFRRGTTLGEASDPVWSNVAAHRPAEFNKSHLPAFIMGEEPGAFICVYPFVRSYDWYLLPDEERRTMLKDHGMAARDYPDVRANTVPAFGLGDYEWILAFEAPELHRIVDLMWKMRYTEARRHVREETPFFTGKRVAPAELLPRLP; encoded by the coding sequence ATGGCGCGCGTGAACTACTCCGAACTCAACGAGACGATCCGCTACACCATGTGGTCGGTCTTCCAGGTCGAGCCGGGCGCGTTGCCCGAGGACCGGGAGAAGGCCGCGCAGGCCACCCAGGAGTACCTCGACGGCCTCGCGGAGTCCGGCGTCGAGGTCCGCGGTGTGTACGACCTGTCGGGCATGCGCTCCGACGCCGACTTCATGATCTGGTGGCACGCGGAGAAGATCGAGGCCCTGCAGGAGGCCTACGCCGGTTTCCGCCGCGGCACGACGCTGGGCGAGGCCTCCGACCCGGTGTGGAGCAACGTGGCGGCGCACCGGCCCGCCGAGTTCAACAAGAGCCACCTGCCCGCGTTCATCATGGGTGAGGAGCCGGGCGCCTTCATCTGCGTGTACCCGTTCGTGCGCTCCTACGACTGGTACCTGCTTCCCGACGAGGAACGCCGCACCATGCTCAAGGACCACGGCATGGCGGCGCGGGACTACCCGGACGTGCGGGCGAACACGGTGCCCGCGTTCGGGCTCGGCGACTACGAGTGGATTCTCGCGTTCGAGGCGCCGGAGCTGCACCGCATCGTCGACCTGATGTGGAAGATGCGCTACACCGAGGCGCGCAGGCACGTCCGCGAGGAGACGCCGTTCTTCACCGGCAAGCGCGTCGCGCCCGCGGAGCTGCTGCCCCGCCTCCCCTGA
- the hemG gene encoding protoporphyrinogen oxidase: MTGGPTVAVVGGGVSGLVAAHRLRCDLGPDAEIVLLEQADRLGGKLHSVPLAGTELDLGAEAFLARRPEVLRLADELGLADQVVHPGPAAARVRAGGELHPLPAGTVMGVPAHADSVAHLLSPAGLAAVRAEAELPPLHLGGADASVGGLLRSRVGDEVVDRLVEPLLGGVYAGSADGLGLRATIPALAAALDGGAESITAAAAAALPAPAPDGVKRPVFGAFRHGYGELVDALVKSAAARVRLGLPVRALRRDGTGWRLEIGSAPAPEQLVADAVVLAVPPPSARKLLADVVPSASELLGRIELASMAVFGLALPPGTELPAASGTLIARGEVHADGTPFTAKAFTFTSRKWPHLTGSGGAPLVRGSVGRSGQGELLRRTDAELLRGVLADLREVTGVAVEPVESVVVRWGGGLPQYGVGHLDLVAEVERAVADDGGGLALAGAALHGVGVPACVATGEAAASGITRHLATG, from the coding sequence TCGTCCTGCTCGAACAGGCCGATCGGCTCGGCGGCAAGCTGCACTCGGTTCCGCTGGCGGGCACCGAGCTCGACCTGGGCGCGGAGGCCTTCCTGGCGCGGCGCCCCGAGGTGCTGCGGCTCGCCGACGAGCTCGGCCTCGCCGATCAGGTGGTGCATCCCGGTCCGGCCGCCGCGCGGGTGCGCGCGGGCGGTGAACTGCACCCGTTGCCCGCGGGCACCGTGATGGGCGTGCCCGCGCACGCCGATTCGGTGGCGCACCTGCTGTCCCCGGCCGGGCTGGCCGCCGTGCGCGCGGAGGCCGAGCTGCCGCCGCTGCACCTGGGCGGCGCGGACGCCTCGGTCGGTGGGCTGCTGCGGTCCCGGGTCGGCGACGAGGTGGTGGACCGGCTGGTCGAACCGCTGCTCGGCGGTGTGTACGCGGGCAGCGCGGACGGACTCGGGTTGCGGGCGACGATCCCGGCGCTGGCCGCCGCGCTCGACGGCGGCGCCGAGTCGATCACCGCCGCCGCGGCGGCGGCCCTGCCCGCTCCGGCGCCGGACGGCGTCAAGCGGCCGGTGTTCGGCGCGTTCCGCCACGGCTACGGCGAGCTCGTCGACGCGCTGGTGAAGTCCGCGGCGGCGCGGGTGCGGCTGGGGCTGCCGGTGCGCGCGCTGCGCCGCGACGGCACCGGGTGGCGCCTGGAGATCGGTTCGGCGCCCGCCCCGGAGCAGCTGGTGGCGGACGCGGTGGTGCTCGCGGTGCCGCCGCCCTCGGCGCGCAAGCTGCTCGCCGACGTCGTGCCGTCCGCGTCGGAACTGCTCGGCCGCATCGAGCTGGCCTCGATGGCCGTGTTCGGCCTCGCGCTGCCGCCGGGCACCGAGCTGCCCGCGGCGTCCGGCACCCTGATCGCCCGCGGCGAGGTGCACGCCGACGGAACTCCGTTCACCGCGAAGGCCTTCACCTTCACCAGCCGCAAGTGGCCGCACCTGACCGGTTCCGGCGGTGCGCCGCTGGTGCGCGGCTCGGTGGGCCGCTCCGGTCAGGGCGAGCTGCTGCGCCGCACGGATGCGGAACTGCTGCGCGGGGTCCTGGCCGACCTGCGCGAGGTGACCGGGGTGGCGGTGGAGCCGGTGGAGTCGGTGGTGGTGCGCTGGGGCGGCGGGCTGCCGCAGTACGGCGTCGGCCACCTCGACCTGGTGGCCGAGGTGGAGCGAGCCGTGGCCGACGACGGCGGCGGCCTCGCGCTGGCGGGGGCTGCGCTGCACGGCGTCGGCGTGCCCGCCTGCGTGGCGACCGGTGAGGCCGCGGCGAGCGGCATCACACGGCACCTCGCGACCGGCTGA